In Nocardia sp. NBC_00403, the DNA window GATGGGGCCGAGCACCCGCCCACCAACACCCGCAAGGTACCCGTCGACCTCTGCCAAACGGAGCGCCTGCGATCGCTGTGGTGGAGTGGTCAGTTCTCGAACTGCCACCCGGAGACTGCGCAGATAGAACGTAGCCGCGGTCGCCTCCACCAGTGTTGCCGCGGTGAGCGCCGTGCCGAGGTCACGTCCACCGAAGAAGACCAGGGCACCGGCACCACCGGCCGCAAACAGGCCGACGGACTGCCAGGCGAACATGTTTCGCCGGAGGTCCCAAAAATCGCTCATGTAGCCGGCGAGTGGTTCGAACAGGACTTTTGGTGCAAATTGCGCGAACGTGGCCAAGCCACCCACCATCGTCGAACCTGTCATGCTCATCGCGAGTATCGGTAGAGCCGTCGTCTGAACACTGTTGCCAAAGCTGGAAGCGGCGTTGGACTTGAACAGCTGCCAGTACGCCGCATTGGAGGTGCGTAGCTGCCGCAGGGAAACCGGTTCTTCGGCGGGTGCCGGCGGCGGCTCGGCACTCAGGTTCGCGAGTTCGGGGTGTTCTGTCGGGTGTCGGTTGGTTGGAGTGTCACCGTCCGGAGATCGAGGTGATGGTTGTTGCGATTGCGGGTCGGGCAGGCCGATCGGTTCGTCCGGGGGGTGGTGGTAAACCACTGGGCCGAGGTGGTGTAGTCCATGCCGACCGGGTGGCAGGTGGCGCTGCGGGATGTAGAGACCGGATGCCGCGTCGTAATCGAATTCAGGGAAGTACCGCAGCGCGCCGGGCAGCAGTCGGGCGGTCACAGGCGCACCCGTAGGCGGCGAGTCCGGTACAGGGACCTGCACCGGCCCATACGCCGCGGCCCAGGGGGACGGGTTGCTGGACCGGTAGTCAGCCGCAGGGGGCTGAACGGAGCGGTCACCAAGATGATCATCGCCAGACGATGTGTTGTCGGCGGCGGTCGTCGGGGCGGACCTTGTCTCGGGGAACAGGTCGCTGCTCCATGGCGTCGGCCGGGATCCATCCGGATTGTCGCCCGGCGCAACATCTCCGGCGCTGGAACGGTTGAGCGCCGCCCACGGGGACAAATACGTCGACGCCTTCGCGGCGTTGCCATCGAGAGATGGGGCCCCCGGCCTGCCGTCCACAACCTCCGAGGCGATCAGCACCGCGACGTCGACGCGCCCACGCCCGACCGGACGCATCCGCTCGCCCTCCGCACCCACCACACCGGGCGCTGTGGGTTTTTCCGGTGGTTTCGGCGGCGAGTCCGGCTTCTGCCGCGTCGTTCGTTTGTCGTTCTCACATGCCGATGCCTGGGCCACCATGAACAGGCGGACCGCCTCCACCGACCGTTTCTGTGGTTGTGCCCGGTGCGCAGAGGGCAGCACGCCCAGCCCGGGAATGCCAGGCGGGTCGCTGTGGTCGAGGCGGTCGGGATCGAATTGAGGAGGGATGTTCGGATCTTGTGGTGCGTCCTTGGCGTTCGGGTCCTGGTGAGTGGCGTAGTGAGCGGATGAGGGGGTCCAGTCCGGGCCTTTCTCGGTGGCGGGCAGGTGAGTTGGCGGCTCGGCCCGGTCGCGTGGCAGAGGTTCGATGTCCCGGGTGGAGTTCCGATCGTCCTCGGGGTCGTTCGGGTCGGCGACGGGGTTCGGTGGCATCGGCCGTTGGACCACAGGCATGGCAGGCGGCTGGGTCGGTACCGAGGAAGGCAGGTGCGGGATAACGGGTATCGCGTTGTCCGGCGGGCCGTCGGGCGGGGTCGGGACGCCGGGGATGGTGTCGATGGTGCCCGGCGGCTTGATGTATTCCTCAGGCCTTTCGATCGGAATGTCATCGGGCCGCGTGTCCGGGTCGGATTGTTCGGGCGGCGCGCCAATCGGTACCACAGACGGTGGTAGACCGGGGAACTCCTCGGGTTCACTCGGGAGTTCGTCGGTGTCGGCACCAGGTCGGCCGCTCGTTGCGGCGAGCGGCCTGGTGGCGGACGGCGGCGCTTCAGCGGCGGCCGAGGCGACTGCCGCCGCACTCGTCAGAGGCGCGAGCTCCGGAATATTCTTCGGCGAGATCGACTGTGCGGGAGTGGGGTGTAGCGGTGCTGATGGTGCGGTATCGAGAACCGCCTTCGACGGGTTCGACTGCAGGGCAAGGGGTCCCGCGTCCGCGGCGGGGCCAGGCGGGGCCGATGGCGTTTCGGGCATCGGCTCCGGCGAGCCTGCTTGTGCGGTAGGGCTGCCGGCGTGGTGAGTGGCGCGTGGCGGTGGGGATGGTGGGGCGTCGGCGAGCGATTTTAGTGAACCTGATTGTGGAACATGATTTTTCGTTTCGACGGTGGCGTGTGATGGGGTTGATGTTATGGCTTCTGGAACTGGCTTCAGTGGGCGTGTTTGTGGGGCAGGGCTATTCGCCTCGGAAATGGGCTTCGACGCTATCGACGGCGTGGCGTCTGGAACGCGTGCTGGTGAGTCTGTTGGTGCGGTGGGGCTGTGTACGTCCGGCACGGGACGTGGTTGTTCGGATGATGAAACCGCGGATGATGGGTCCGCCTGCACGGCAAGGTTGTCGGTGTCGGGTATCAGGTGCGATGGTGTGAGCTCCGGCGTGGGTGTTTTCGCGTGCGCGGTCGGCGTGACGGTGGCCTGAGGGATGGGGTCGGTGGCGAATTGCGCTTCGAATTCGAAGAAGTCGAGATTCAGCAGGGGTTGTTCGGCGCGGGCCGGTTCGGCGGATGCTGGGCGTTCCAAAAGGGCGGCCCCGCCTTCGGGCCGGTGGCCCATCAGGTCTTTCGGGTAGTGGATTCCGGGTCGGCTCGCGGGTGCTTGGCCTGGCGCCAGCGGTAACGCCGGTTGTTGTGGGTCCCCTTTGTGGGTGGATTCGTAGGCTCTGATCATGCCGACTGTGTCGATGTGGGGTGTCAGGCTGTTGACGTAGTTAGCCACCGCGTTGTCTTCGATCCACACTCGTAGCTCGCCGACGGGCCGCCCGTTCGTGTCGACTTTCCACACGTTGACGACATCACCGCAGCGTTCGTGGACCCACTCGCCGACTTGTTCGCGCATCACGACGTCACCGACGCTGTTGTCGTGCAAGTTCAGGGCGTGCGCGCCCCAGGGGCCCTCTATGCCGATCAGGGCGGTGCCGCCGTTGCTGTGAATATCAGCGACAGCGATGGCCAGTGATTCGACCGCCTGCCAGTCCGCACCCACCCCCCTCGCGACCTGATCACCACTGAACCCTTGCAAACCAGACGCCCGGCTGATGAGCGACGGATCACCTCCGGTGAGCCCGGTCGATCTCTTGAACTCCGATACCGCTTCAGGGACGCAGTTACGTACACCGGCATCGGCATCGTGGGCGGGCACGAAACCGCCACCGCCCTCAGCGGTGGCCCCAACCAGGTCCGGGTGGGCGTTGCCGGAGACCGCCTCAGCGGTGTCACGTCCGCCGGCATTCAGGGAATCATTGTGTGGGCCGGCCGATTCCGTGGTCTGAATCTGTTCGCCCGTCGCACCGTTGCGGTCTTCGTGGCCGGATCGGCTGCGGCCCTCCTCGGTAGCGTTCGCATGGGCGCCGTCCTCGATCGCGGTGACGGCGTGGCCTTCATCGGTGGTGGCGGCATGGCGGCGGTCCTCGGGCGTGGTGATGCCGTGCCCGTTCTCGCGCCCTGCCCCAGTGTTACCGCCGTCGCCGTCGACACCGGAACCGGAGTGCGGTCTGGGCGCAAGCGCACTGGGACTACCTGGTTGTGCGACAGAGGTTTCGGTGACCGCATCCCGACCTGTCGTCTCGGCGACCGTGCGCACGGCCCCGATCTCAGCGACATCGACATGCGCGGCCGGAGTGTGCGTGATGGGGGTGTGCGCGGTCGCGGCGGGTGTGGCACTACCGGCCGTGCTCTCACCTGCCACCGACAGCGCCGCTCGGCTGTGTACCGGCGGCACTGCTTCGCCGGCAACCCGCACACTCACCCGCCCAGCCGGACCGGATTCGGCGGGCACAGGTGAGGAACCCGAGGGGCCCGGCGACGGGTGTGCGGGCGAAACCGGTGCGCTCGGACGCGGCGGCGAAACCGGCGGGTGTGGCGAACCAGGTTGCGTACCTGCTGCGTTCGCTGGTGGCGTCGGGCCTAAACCCATCGTCCGCAACTGCTGACGGGCCTCGGCATCGGCCATACTGTGCAGGTCTTCGAGGCTTACCGGCCGCAGTTCACCGCCCTCGCGAGGTTTGTGATTGTCGACAAACTCCCTCAACGCAT includes these proteins:
- a CDS encoding MFS transporter, with the protein product MIELVAGHIPDGTPDKIRLAADAWADSAVELAALVVRLEVQLDRSAAAAAGKAGEGIQRQYRALIADTRSQSESNDAKARLLYAQANEVELQLYQIYGILGVIAAQWMCDAAASGTGVGLVKAAADRAAVKAAAGVAWLEHVARVLELAVKFIAENPRLILASRGVLLGTAIGGGTTWGAMEVQKWQGHREKVDRGKVRIALAAGALGGLVGVEVGAAVSGRFRANSVSKVVRVGGHVVGTVVAGAAGGLAGGLAGGFTAWALTGGELRAKDVAAMAWTGFGSGFASAAGAGLRSGRAAAAAEVAGSGRVSIDTGSPAENVSSRTQLPGSGEGYLARPDDLTRAGMLSEQTKAELSQIEREVRRDLAGQVDQLAPGAQHDALREFVDNHKPREGGELRPVSLEDLHSMADAEARQQLRTMGLGPTPPANAAGTQPGSPHPPVSPPRPSAPVSPAHPSPGPSGSSPVPAESGPAGRVSVRVAGEAVPPVHSRAALSVAGESTAGSATPAATAHTPITHTPAAHVDVAEIGAVRTVAETTGRDAVTETSVAQPGSPSALAPRPHSGSGVDGDGGNTGAGRENGHGITTPEDRRHAATTDEGHAVTAIEDGAHANATEEGRSRSGHEDRNGATGEQIQTTESAGPHNDSLNAGGRDTAEAVSGNAHPDLVGATAEGGGGFVPAHDADAGVRNCVPEAVSEFKRSTGLTGGDPSLISRASGLQGFSGDQVARGVGADWQAVESLAIAVADIHSNGGTALIGIEGPWGAHALNLHDNSVGDVVMREQVGEWVHERCGDVVNVWKVDTNGRPVGELRVWIEDNAVANYVNSLTPHIDTVGMIRAYESTHKGDPQQPALPLAPGQAPASRPGIHYPKDLMGHRPEGGAALLERPASAEPARAEQPLLNLDFFEFEAQFATDPIPQATVTPTAHAKTPTPELTPSHLIPDTDNLAVQADPSSAVSSSEQPRPVPDVHSPTAPTDSPARVPDATPSIASKPISEANSPAPQTRPLKPVPEAITSTPSHATVETKNHVPQSGSLKSLADAPPSPPPRATHHAGSPTAQAGSPEPMPETPSAPPGPAADAGPLALQSNPSKAVLDTAPSAPLHPTPAQSISPKNIPELAPLTSAAAVASAAAEAPPSATRPLAATSGRPGADTDELPSEPEEFPGLPPSVVPIGAPPEQSDPDTRPDDIPIERPEEYIKPPGTIDTIPGVPTPPDGPPDNAIPVIPHLPSSVPTQPPAMPVVQRPMPPNPVADPNDPEDDRNSTRDIEPLPRDRAEPPTHLPATEKGPDWTPSSAHYATHQDPNAKDAPQDPNIPPQFDPDRLDHSDPPGIPGLGVLPSAHRAQPQKRSVEAVRLFMVAQASACENDKRTTRQKPDSPPKPPEKPTAPGVVGAEGERMRPVGRGRVDVAVLIASEVVDGRPGAPSLDGNAAKASTYLSPWAALNRSSAGDVAPGDNPDGSRPTPWSSDLFPETRSAPTTAADNTSSGDDHLGDRSVQPPAADYRSSNPSPWAAAYGPVQVPVPDSPPTGAPVTARLLPGALRYFPEFDYDAASGLYIPQRHLPPGRHGLHHLGPVVYHHPPDEPIGLPDPQSQQPSPRSPDGDTPTNRHPTEHPELANLSAEPPPAPAEEPVSLRQLRTSNAAYWQLFKSNAASSFGNSVQTTALPILAMSMTGSTMVGGLATFAQFAPKVLFEPLAGYMSDFWDLRRNMFAWQSVGLFAAGGAGALVFFGGRDLGTALTAATLVEATAATFYLRSLRVAVRELTTPPQRSQALRLAEVDGYLAGVGGRVLGPILLSVAQSLPFAVNVASYAWNLATLRSLRNSFPPRASADSHTFRDVLRGIGEGAQALWHESFLRQYSALTMITNISMTTLNLRTAALITDAAMPGWAAGAVLGAGAVGGVAGGFLPAKLINKIKIDTVYLATLAGFTGVAALQAGTENPLLVAAGAFGVSVFGVGMNVQYATYEAKVAPERLFGRVSSVRSLILGSGTAAGGLVGGALLSTQGIVPTGWISTAAIGAAATGGALHYMLMRGRGLFGFRWRRPKPKPPPATRHRP